Below is a window of Desulfurococcus amylolyticus Z-533 DNA.
TATAAGGAATTTCCTAAGTTATAGCAGGTTATTAATAGAAACCTTTGAATTTATACCCATAGGCTTAAACATATTCTTCGACCTCATGTTTCTATACTACAGGACTAAGCTCCTAAACCCAGAGCTTGTTAAAATTACATTTGAGGAATTTATATATAACAAGCCATTCATAGACTTAAAGCCGATACTGGTAATAATGAACGATTTTGAGTTTAAAGAGCTATCTAAACCAGTTAAAGACAGAGTGTACGAGAAAACAAAGATAACTGGTAGAGATATACCTAGTCTCTATGTTGAGAATAAATATGAAGAGATTGAAAACTACGTGAAAGCGGAAGCAGAAGAGGTAATCAAGCTGATAAGGGAAGTATATAGAGTACTAAATGGATTAAAGCCGGCTAGAGCCATGAAACCGGGGTAGTCCATTGATCTGGGAAACTTATTCTTTTACAGATACTGTTAACTAGGTTTCCCACGAGTTCCCTCTCCTGCCAGACCTTCTCTGCAGTGCTATCCATACAGCATGATAGTGCATTAATCGCATGGTAGAATTCTTGGTTAGTCATTAGCGGCTTATATTAATATATTTTAAGGCTAAGATGCTATAAGTCTATCTAGTACCCGCGAACCAGTTCAACGAGTGTTATCGACTGTAAAGCCCTGGAGGAGCTCGGTTGCCTGTTGATAAGGTATACGGTTTCAAGTGTTAAGAGTGGATTCCTATATATTCGTTGAAAGTGTTGAGACTCTTTCAGCGTGATCCACTATTCTCTCTATATGTCTTAAAACAAGTAATGCTATCGCATCAACGTTGTTGATTACTTTATTGGCTGATATCTTCTCTAACTGCTTAATATATAGTTTATCTGATTCCACGCCGAGCCTCCTCACCTCTTCAATACACCAAGTACAGTTCTCAAAGTATGCTTTGTAAGACTTCTCTACTGCTTCAACAGCTATTTTCAGCCCTGGCTCTACTAGATCCCTTAACTCCGGTGTTGATAGTCTAACGCCTTTCTTATCGGTTAGGAATATCTCTCTAGCATATCTACCGAACCGGTATATATCGTAGACCAGGTATAGTAGATTACTTGCCTCAACGAGTTCTAAGCCTAGCGGCTGGTTTCTAGCTATGAAGACTAGTATGTTATTTATTAACTCGATACGCGAGATAGATATCACTTCAATCTTTTCATTCAGCTCCTTCTCTAATACTTCTCTACTATCCTTATCTGAGTCAAGTAGCTTCATTAAGTCCCTGATTACTTCTAGTGCTTCGAGATATAGTTTTGCCACCTGGTTCCTCAACCTAAGTAGATCCGGATTCACTTAGAACACCCTCTCGAGTAGTTTGATAGTTACCTCGTGTCTTGGATGTATGAATACGTCGTTTACAGGTCCTTCTTCAACTATTCCTCCATTATATAACACATATACATAGTCCCCTATTCTCGCTGCTTGATGGGGCATGTGGGTCACTAGGATCATTGTTATATCGTTTTTCAACTCCTTTAAGCTTTCCTCGATTTTTAAGGTATTGACTGGATCTATGTTTGCTGTAGGCTCATCCAGTAAGAGTATGTGGGGGCGTAGGGCAAGAGCCCTGGCTATACATAGTCTCTGCTTCTGTCCACCACTTAAACTAGTTGGTGGTTTCCAGAGCCTGTCTTTAACCTCATCCCATAGCATTACTTTTTCAAGGGACCATCTGACTAGTTTTTCAAGTTCCTCCCTGCTCCTGGCAACCTTATTCAGCCTGGCTGGTAGCGCTATATTCTCGAATATGCTTAAATTCGGAAAGGGGGTTGGCTCTTGTTGTACTAGTACTACATGCCTCCTCAGCTCATATGGATTCCACTCGTAGATATCCTTGCCCATGATGGTTATTTCACCGGATACCTCTGCTTCTGGATTCAGTTCTATTAACCTGTTAAACACCCTTAGCAGGGTTGACTTGCCTGAGCCGCTGGGCCCCATGATCACTGATATTGTGTTACATCTAATGGATATATTCACTTTATTCAATATTGTTTTACCACCGAGCCTAATAGTTAGATCCCTTGTCTCCACTATATGGGACACTATTTCCTCACCTCCTTCACAAACCACTCGATGAACAAGATGGGTACAAGGATCAATAGTAATAATAGGAGGCTCGCCCCCCAGGCAGCCATATGATAGTTATTGTAAGGGGATAATGCATA
It encodes the following:
- a CDS encoding PhoU domain-containing protein, with the translated sequence MNPDLLRLRNQVAKLYLEALEVIRDLMKLLDSDKDSREVLEKELNEKIEVISISRIELINNILVFIARNQPLGLELVEASNLLYLVYDIYRFGRYAREIFLTDKKGVRLSTPELRDLVEPGLKIAVEAVEKSYKAYFENCTWCIEEVRRLGVESDKLYIKQLEKISANKVINNVDAIALLVLRHIERIVDHAERVSTLSTNI
- a CDS encoding phosphate ABC transporter ATP-binding protein, which encodes MSHIVETRDLTIRLGGKTILNKVNISIRCNTISVIMGPSGSGKSTLLRVFNRLIELNPEAEVSGEITIMGKDIYEWNPYELRRHVVLVQQEPTPFPNLSIFENIALPARLNKVARSREELEKLVRWSLEKVMLWDEVKDRLWKPPTSLSGGQKQRLCIARALALRPHILLLDEPTANIDPVNTLKIEESLKELKNDITMILVTHMPHQAARIGDYVYVLYNGGIVEEGPVNDVFIHPRHEVTIKLLERVF